In Sphingomonas sp. R1, a single genomic region encodes these proteins:
- a CDS encoding heparinase II/III family protein, producing MTDPAPDSAADGVEEGKRLIRVGGDRGLSLADRIADRFQRLAWRSPLYAMRLKGRHPLKLLTAADDPFFGDPQRGNALIDGELRLCGDVRAIETLDFAKPDWSPAFTQHLQGFAWLRDLSSVATREQGAPVAEDLMRRWLKVHGEQVADPAWRPDLVGRRILAWVAHAPLILSSTDQVYRSGVMHALARGARHLDRSADKVPVGVPRLAAWAGLTVAGLVLPGGDPRRSFAEAGLNRAITASVYEDGGTVGRSPDGQLDAIQLITLLCETYAARRIEPPAFVLGALNRMVAALLGVCHGDGGLSSWQGCAPVSGDWIEQTIEATGVRTRPLKQAREWGYQRLSCAGTVLILDAAPPPDARVAQTGCASTLAFELSDGTDRIVVNCGGSRAADARLPAELVQGLRTTAAHSTLTLGDSNSTAIHADGTLGRGVSEVELVRHETEHASRIEAAQDGYVRRFGLLHRRELTLSHDGRDLRGEDLLLPAGKRRIDAKPFAVRFHLAPQVEASPTADGHGAILRTASGTLWQFRAKGGSLTIEESLWIDARGRPHATQQLVLQGETPAGGASVNWVFHRAK from the coding sequence TTGACCGATCCTGCGCCGGACTCCGCCGCCGACGGAGTCGAGGAAGGCAAGCGGCTGATCCGGGTAGGCGGCGATCGCGGCCTGTCGCTCGCCGACCGGATCGCCGACCGCTTCCAACGCCTTGCCTGGCGCTCGCCGCTCTACGCGATGCGGCTGAAGGGCCGGCACCCGCTCAAGCTGCTCACGGCCGCGGACGATCCGTTCTTCGGCGATCCGCAACGCGGCAATGCCCTTATTGACGGCGAACTCCGGCTTTGCGGCGACGTGCGCGCGATCGAGACGCTCGACTTCGCCAAGCCGGACTGGTCGCCCGCCTTCACCCAGCATCTCCAGGGCTTTGCCTGGCTGCGCGACCTTTCCAGTGTCGCCACCCGCGAGCAGGGCGCACCGGTCGCCGAAGACCTTATGCGCCGCTGGTTGAAGGTGCATGGCGAGCAGGTCGCCGACCCCGCCTGGCGCCCCGATCTGGTCGGCCGGCGCATTCTCGCCTGGGTAGCGCATGCGCCGCTGATCCTCTCCTCCACCGACCAGGTCTATCGCTCGGGCGTGATGCACGCGTTGGCCCGCGGTGCCCGCCATCTCGATCGCAGCGCCGACAAGGTGCCGGTCGGCGTCCCCCGGCTTGCTGCCTGGGCGGGCCTGACCGTGGCAGGGCTGGTGCTCCCCGGCGGCGACCCGCGCCGCAGCTTCGCCGAGGCGGGGCTCAACCGCGCAATCACCGCCTCGGTCTATGAGGATGGCGGCACCGTCGGCCGCTCGCCCGACGGGCAGCTCGACGCGATCCAGCTGATTACCCTTCTCTGCGAAACCTATGCCGCCCGCCGCATCGAGCCGCCTGCCTTCGTGCTCGGCGCGCTCAACCGCATGGTCGCGGCACTGCTCGGCGTGTGCCACGGCGATGGCGGGCTCTCCAGCTGGCAGGGCTGCGCCCCGGTCAGCGGCGACTGGATCGAGCAGACCATCGAAGCCACCGGGGTGCGCACCCGCCCGCTCAAGCAGGCGCGGGAGTGGGGCTATCAGCGGCTGTCCTGCGCCGGCACCGTGCTGATCCTCGATGCGGCACCCCCGCCGGACGCCCGCGTCGCCCAGACCGGCTGCGCCTCCACCCTCGCCTTCGAGCTGTCGGACGGCACCGACCGGATCGTCGTCAATTGCGGCGGAAGCCGTGCAGCGGATGCGCGCCTGCCTGCCGAACTGGTCCAGGGCCTGCGCACCACCGCCGCCCACTCCACACTGACGCTGGGCGACAGCAACTCCACCGCGATTCATGCCGATGGCACGCTCGGTCGCGGCGTCAGCGAGGTCGAGTTGGTCCGCCACGAGACCGAGCATGCCAGCCGGATCGAGGCGGCGCAGGACGGCTATGTCCGGCGCTTCGGCCTGCTCCATCGCCGCGAACTCACCCTCTCCCACGACGGGCGCGACCTTCGCGGCGAGGATTTGCTGCTCCCCGCCGGAAAGCGACGGATCGACGCCAAACCGTTCGCGGTGCGCTTCCACCTCGCCCCGCAGGTCGAGGCATCACCCACCGCCGACGGGCACGGCGCAATCCTGCGTACCGCTTCGGGCACGCTCTGGCAGTTCCGCGCCAAGGGCGGGTCGCTCACGATCGAGGAGAGCCTGTGGATCGATGCGCGCGGCCGTCCGCACGCCACTCAGCAGCTGGTGCTCCAGGGCGAGACGCCGGCGGGCGGCGCCAGCGTCAACTGGGTGTTTCACCGCGCCAAATAG
- the rpe gene encoding ribulose-phosphate 3-epimerase, protein MSVRIAPSILSADFSRLGEEIRAIDAAGADWIHVDVMDGHFVPNITIGPAVIKALRPHTAKPFDVHLMIAPVDPMLAAFADAGADTISVHPEAGPHLHRTLQTIKALGKRAGVVLNPATPVDVVDHVMDLVDLILVMSVNPGFGGQKFIESQLPKITELRRRIEASGRAIDLEVDGGVDRETAPRVIAAGADALVAGTATFTGGPSQYAANIAALRGA, encoded by the coding sequence ATGTCCGTTCGCATCGCCCCTTCGATCCTCTCGGCCGACTTTTCGCGGCTCGGCGAGGAAATCCGCGCCATCGACGCCGCTGGCGCCGACTGGATCCATGTCGACGTGATGGACGGCCATTTCGTGCCGAACATCACCATCGGCCCGGCGGTGATCAAGGCGCTGCGCCCGCACACGGCAAAGCCCTTTGACGTGCACCTGATGATCGCGCCCGTCGATCCGATGCTCGCCGCCTTCGCCGATGCCGGCGCGGACACGATCTCGGTGCATCCGGAAGCCGGCCCGCATCTCCACCGCACGCTCCAGACGATCAAGGCGCTCGGCAAGCGCGCCGGCGTGGTGCTCAACCCCGCGACGCCGGTCGACGTGGTCGATCATGTGATGGACCTGGTCGACCTGATCCTGGTGATGAGCGTCAACCCGGGCTTTGGCGGACAGAAGTTCATCGAAAGCCAGCTGCCCAAGATCACCGAGCTGCGTCGCCGCATCGAGGCAAGTGGGCGCGCAATCGACCTGGAAGTCGATGGCGGCGTCGACCGCGAGACCGCACCGCGCGTCATCGCCGCCGGCGCCGATGCGCTGGTTGCCGGCACCGCGACCTTCACCGGCGGCCCGAGCCAGTACGCCGCCAACATTGCGGCACTGCGCGGGGCTTGA